The following are encoded together in the Pedobacter steynii genome:
- a CDS encoding ABC transporter ATP-binding protein, giving the protein MIEIKDIYKSFGENEVLKGISGQFKPGVTNLIIGGSGSGKTTLLKCMIGLHHPEKGSVEYDGREFTTMNFEEKIEIRKEIGMLFQGSALFDSMTVEENIMFPLNMFTDQKRKEKLDRVNFCLERVNLSGKNKLFPAELSGGMKKRVGIARAIAMNPKYLFVDEPNSGLDPKTSIVIDELIKELTEEYNTTTIVVTHDMNSVMGIGDYILFLHEGKKFWEGSNKEIAHTDIQELNDFVFASRFMKAAKDKF; this is encoded by the coding sequence ATGATCGAAATCAAGGATATTTACAAATCATTCGGAGAAAATGAAGTTTTAAAAGGAATTTCAGGACAGTTTAAACCCGGTGTAACCAACCTGATTATCGGTGGCTCCGGTTCCGGAAAAACGACGCTTTTAAAGTGTATGATTGGTTTACATCATCCTGAAAAAGGAAGTGTAGAATACGATGGCCGTGAATTTACGACCATGAACTTTGAGGAGAAGATTGAGATCAGAAAAGAGATCGGCATGCTTTTTCAGGGATCAGCACTTTTTGATTCCATGACGGTAGAAGAAAATATCATGTTCCCTTTAAATATGTTTACCGATCAGAAACGTAAAGAAAAACTGGATCGTGTAAATTTCTGTCTGGAGCGGGTAAACCTGAGTGGAAAAAATAAACTTTTCCCGGCCGAGCTTTCCGGAGGGATGAAAAAGCGTGTAGGAATTGCCCGCGCAATTGCCATGAACCCTAAATATCTTTTTGTGGATGAGCCCAACTCCGGGCTGGATCCCAAAACCTCGATCGTGATTGATGAGCTCATCAAAGAGCTGACAGAAGAGTACAACACCACCACCATCGTAGTAACCCATGATATGAACTCAGTGATGGGAATTGGTGATTACATCCTATTCTTACACGAAGGAAAAAAATTCTGGGAAGGATCAAACAAAGAGATCGCCCATACTGATATTCAAGAACTAAATGATTTTGTTTTTGCAAGCCGCTTTATGAAAGCTGCAAAAGACAAATTTTAA
- a CDS encoding SDR family oxidoreductase produces MNAVITGATRGIGKAIAIKLAENGYDLAVCSRNENELAALKKELKYTGTNVFTYVTDLGSKEAIYKFCASVQQQMPELNVLVNNAGVFLPGMLLDEADDSLEKQLDLNLLAPYYLSKYFGKMMRKQQSGHIFNICSVASKEIVANAGSYSVTKSALLSLNDVCRGELAEYNVKVTAILPGSTLTSSWEGTEIPAERFVQPEDIANTLYTILNLSNGVNVDEVTLKPIQF; encoded by the coding sequence ATGAATGCTGTAATCACAGGTGCTACCAGAGGAATCGGGAAAGCCATCGCTATTAAACTGGCGGAAAACGGATATGATCTTGCGGTTTGTTCCAGAAATGAAAATGAACTGGCTGCTTTGAAAAAAGAATTGAAATATACCGGGACTAATGTATTCACTTATGTGACAGACCTGGGGAGTAAAGAAGCGATATATAAATTCTGTGCGTCCGTACAGCAGCAGATGCCGGAACTGAATGTTTTGGTGAACAATGCCGGTGTTTTTTTACCGGGAATGCTCCTGGATGAGGCCGATGATTCCCTGGAGAAACAGCTGGATCTGAACCTTTTGGCTCCTTATTATCTTTCTAAATACTTTGGTAAAATGATGCGTAAACAGCAATCCGGGCATATTTTTAACATTTGCTCTGTTGCCAGCAAAGAAATTGTAGCAAATGCAGGGAGTTACAGTGTAACTAAATCGGCCTTGCTCAGTCTTAATGATGTATGCAGAGGGGAGTTAGCTGAATACAACGTTAAAGTAACGGCCATTTTGCCGGGATCAACATTGACCTCATCATGGGAAGGAACAGAAATTCCTGCTGAGCGTTTTGTACAACCGGAAGATATTGCCAATACCTTATACACTATTTTAAACTTAAGTAATGGTGTAAATGTTGATGAAGTAACCCTGAAGCCAATACAGTTTTAA
- a CDS encoding FecCD family ABC transporter permease, with product MIRNTGYILLILTIILVLTMMISSCIGAVQISFSELISIISYHTGLSEHQNFEPQQAAVLLNLRLPRILLGGLIGAALGISGAAIQGLFRNPLAEPGLIGISSGATLFAVIMIVLETKFFKELTGLVGFYALSIAAFIGAGLTTALVYRMAMRNGKTIITTLLLGGIAINALAGAFTGLLTYMATDAQLRNITFWSLGSLGGASWPTVTTLLPFVLIPICGLPFLAKSLNALALGESQAMHMGVNVKMVKRMIIGLATMAVGASVAVAGMIAFIGLIIPHILRMTFTADHRLVIPGAAILGAALLTLADLIARTVVAPAELPIGILTAMIGAPVFIYIIITERNKNNP from the coding sequence GTGATCAGAAACACAGGGTATATCCTTTTAATTTTAACCATCATCCTGGTGCTGACCATGATGATTTCTTCTTGTATAGGTGCCGTACAAATCAGCTTTTCTGAACTGATTTCTATCATTTCCTATCACACGGGGTTATCGGAACACCAAAATTTTGAACCTCAGCAGGCAGCGGTGTTGCTAAACCTGAGGTTACCGAGGATTTTATTGGGAGGGCTAATTGGTGCTGCATTGGGGATTTCCGGTGCTGCAATCCAGGGACTCTTCCGCAACCCGCTTGCCGAACCAGGATTAATAGGGATTTCCTCCGGGGCTACCTTATTTGCGGTAATTATGATTGTGCTGGAAACAAAATTCTTTAAAGAACTGACCGGTCTTGTTGGCTTTTATGCCTTATCCATTGCTGCTTTCATTGGTGCAGGATTAACAACTGCGCTTGTTTACCGGATGGCGATGAGGAATGGGAAAACGATCATCACCACCTTATTACTAGGTGGAATTGCGATTAATGCATTGGCAGGGGCTTTTACGGGCCTGCTTACCTATATGGCAACTGACGCACAGCTGCGGAACATCACATTCTGGAGTCTGGGAAGCTTAGGTGGAGCAAGCTGGCCTACAGTGACGACCCTATTGCCCTTTGTACTGATTCCGATATGCGGACTGCCCTTTCTTGCAAAATCATTAAATGCCCTGGCTTTGGGCGAATCCCAGGCCATGCATATGGGGGTTAATGTAAAGATGGTTAAACGAATGATTATTGGACTGGCTACAATGGCGGTAGGTGCTTCTGTAGCGGTTGCGGGGATGATTGCTTTTATAGGGCTGATTATTCCACATATTTTACGGATGACTTTTACAGCGGATCACAGACTGGTAATTCCGGGGGCTGCGATTCTAGGAGCAGCATTGCTGACGCTTGCAGATCTGATTGCCAGAACAGTGGTAGCTCCGGCAGAACTGCCGATAGGGATATTAACGGCCATGATTGGCGCACCCGTGTTTATATATATCATCATTACTGAAAGAAATAAAAATAACCCATAG
- a CDS encoding class I SAM-dependent methyltransferase, producing the protein MISLLTPTHWKDYELIDCGDFEKLERFGNLVLCRPEPQAVWKKVLSEQEWKKATHIRFKGRSATTGEWIKSSAHLPDRWNVNYKNEEVSINLRLGLTSFKHVGVFPEQAVNWDYISSCVRRFKTPVPKVLNLFAYTGAASLIAKAAGADTTHVDSIKQVVNWANENQELSSLKDVRWVVEDALKFVKRELKRGKKYNGIILDPPAFGHGPNGEKWKLEDHIQEMMQDVVQLLDEEEHFLILNTYSLGFSSVIVENLIKTSFPQVKNLETGELFLQATSGIKLPLGVFGKFNTFK; encoded by the coding sequence ATGATAAGCCTGTTAACACCCACACACTGGAAAGATTATGAGTTGATTGATTGTGGTGATTTTGAAAAATTAGAACGCTTTGGCAACCTCGTGTTGTGCAGACCTGAGCCTCAGGCAGTATGGAAAAAGGTCCTTTCTGAACAGGAATGGAAAAAAGCAACCCATATCCGGTTCAAAGGACGCTCAGCAACCACTGGTGAATGGATCAAAAGCTCGGCACATCTGCCAGACCGGTGGAATGTAAACTATAAAAATGAAGAAGTAAGCATCAACCTTCGTTTAGGACTCACCTCTTTCAAACATGTAGGTGTTTTCCCTGAGCAGGCAGTAAACTGGGATTATATCTCTTCCTGTGTCAGGAGATTCAAAACTCCAGTTCCAAAAGTGCTCAATCTTTTTGCTTATACCGGTGCAGCTTCACTTATTGCAAAAGCTGCCGGCGCAGATACCACACACGTAGATTCGATCAAACAGGTGGTAAACTGGGCCAATGAAAACCAGGAATTATCTAGCCTTAAAGATGTCCGCTGGGTAGTAGAAGACGCTTTAAAGTTTGTGAAAAGAGAATTAAAACGCGGTAAAAAATATAACGGAATTATCTTAGATCCTCCTGCATTTGGACATGGTCCAAATGGAGAGAAATGGAAACTGGAAGATCACATTCAGGAAATGATGCAGGATGTTGTGCAGTTATTGGATGAAGAAGAACACTTCTTAATCCTGAATACGTATTCCTTAGGATTTTCTTCAGTGATTGTAGAGAACCTGATTAAAACATCTTTCCCTCAGGTAAAAAACCTGGAAACAGGAGAACTGTTCTTACAGGCCACCTCCGGAATAAAGTTACCTCTTGGTGTTTTTGGAAAGTTTAATACCTTCAAATAA
- a CDS encoding heme/hemin ABC transporter substrate-binding protein, whose product MRYKWMILFCTAAVGLSACNAGTDKINKNQLPDSIKIVSLNGTVSEIVAELGLEKNIVGTDITSNYPESLKSKPKIGHNRRINAEGVLSLQPNIVLGIAKEVSPQLAAQFRSSGIRLILFNQEFTAQGTKDLIRAVGDSLHHTVKVDSLTKVFETELAGAQKQINNPRKPKVLFIYARGTGTMMVGGTGTPVEKVIELAGGTNAITEFTEYKPLTSEALVKANPDVILLFDDGLESLGGAKGLSGVQGVSQTNAGKTKKFITMNGELLTSFGPRLGQAVTELAEKIK is encoded by the coding sequence ATGAGATATAAATGGATGATATTATTTTGTACAGCAGCAGTTGGGCTTTCGGCCTGCAACGCCGGTACAGATAAAATAAATAAGAACCAGTTACCTGATAGCATAAAAATTGTTTCCCTGAACGGAACAGTAAGTGAGATTGTGGCAGAACTGGGTCTGGAGAAAAATATTGTAGGGACAGATATTACCAGCAATTATCCGGAGAGCCTGAAAAGCAAGCCTAAAATAGGACATAACCGGAGAATCAATGCGGAAGGTGTGTTATCCCTACAACCCAATATCGTGTTAGGAATTGCCAAAGAAGTCAGTCCTCAACTGGCCGCTCAGTTCAGAAGTTCCGGAATCAGGTTGATTCTTTTTAACCAGGAATTTACTGCGCAGGGAACTAAAGACCTGATCCGTGCCGTAGGGGATAGCTTACACCATACGGTTAAGGTAGACTCTTTGACTAAAGTCTTTGAAACAGAGCTGGCAGGAGCTCAAAAGCAAATCAACAATCCAAGGAAACCTAAGGTGTTGTTCATCTATGCCCGTGGTACAGGTACCATGATGGTTGGTGGAACAGGAACACCGGTAGAAAAGGTGATTGAACTTGCGGGAGGAACAAATGCCATCACTGAATTTACAGAATACAAGCCCCTGACTTCGGAAGCCCTGGTGAAAGCAAACCCTGATGTCATCCTTTTATTTGACGACGGACTGGAAAGTTTAGGTGGAGCGAAAGGATTGTCGGGAGTACAGGGCGTCTCGCAAACGAATGCCGGAAAGACTAAAAAATTTATAACGATGAACGGTGAGTTGCTCACCAGTTTTGGGCCGCGTTTAGGACAGGCTGTAACAGAATTAGCAGAGAAGATAAAGTGA
- a CDS encoding hemin-degrading factor — protein sequence MEKTLDLKSQWAAFKADQPKVRIRDAARQLGTSEAALIATTVGESAIRLQEQFPEILKEIEGLGYVMALTRNDHCVHERKGGYKKVSFRGSIGLAVNPDIDLRLFMNHWAFGFAVNENERKSLQFFGKDGAAVHKIYLTDRSDESAYQTLVATYTAENQYTPLAFADAKSPAAELPDAEVEVLNFKQAWLDLEDTHDFHGLLNTYGLTRTQALRLAPEGHAIQITLASLKAMLHKASEQDLEIMVFTGSIGCIQIHTGLVKKIMETGPWFNVMDPEFNMHLRMDGIASIWLVKKPTKDGIVTSVEVFDSEGNIIVQFFGKRKPGIPEDENWRSITNELAVKG from the coding sequence ATGGAAAAGACATTAGATTTGAAAAGTCAGTGGGCGGCATTTAAGGCCGATCAGCCAAAAGTGAGAATCAGAGATGCAGCCAGGCAGCTTGGAACTTCCGAAGCCGCACTGATCGCAACTACGGTAGGCGAATCTGCAATCCGTTTGCAGGAGCAGTTTCCGGAAATTCTGAAAGAAATAGAAGGCTTAGGCTATGTGATGGCTTTAACGCGTAATGACCACTGTGTACATGAGCGTAAAGGGGGCTATAAAAAGGTGTCTTTTCGCGGATCCATCGGTCTGGCTGTTAATCCTGATATCGACCTTCGTCTGTTCATGAACCACTGGGCATTTGGCTTTGCGGTAAATGAAAATGAAAGAAAAAGTCTGCAGTTTTTCGGAAAAGATGGTGCTGCAGTACATAAAATTTACCTGACTGATCGTAGCGATGAGTCTGCTTATCAGACTTTGGTTGCTACATATACTGCGGAAAACCAATATACCCCTTTAGCATTTGCTGATGCAAAATCTCCCGCTGCAGAACTTCCTGATGCAGAGGTAGAGGTGTTGAATTTTAAGCAGGCATGGCTTGATTTAGAGGATACTCATGATTTTCATGGTTTATTGAATACTTATGGACTGACCAGGACCCAGGCACTTCGTCTGGCGCCGGAAGGGCATGCTATTCAGATTACTTTAGCGTCGCTGAAAGCAATGTTGCATAAAGCTTCTGAACAGGATCTGGAGATTATGGTCTTTACGGGAAGCATTGGTTGTATTCAGATTCATACCGGATTGGTGAAAAAAATCATGGAAACCGGGCCATGGTTCAATGTGATGGATCCTGAATTTAACATGCATTTAAGAATGGATGGGATTGCTTCCATTTGGTTAGTAAAAAAGCCAACAAAAGATGGGATCGTAACGAGTGTAGAAGTTTTTGATTCCGAGGGAAATATTATCGTACAGTTTTTTGGAAAACGTAAGCCAGGAATTCCGGAAGACGAAAACTGGCGGTCAATTACAAATGAATTAGCTGTTAAAGGCTAA
- a CDS encoding HmuY family protein — protein sequence MKKIFHFLLIISLATAATSCKKSDPPLPDNTVGFEADKLGIEAAATETVVKINLSRASSAAIPLTVNLNNAGLSYGLEYTTEPAATNNSLSLTIPAGGTTVSFKVKKVANAVINGTETIDFTISAAGNPIVLGTIVKTQLSFSAITSEGSRLTLKGIAGSEAGSGALNSVFVDLSSNSMVNVKRDSWVLGFASGTDFRVKLNNTNGTSAIKLNAKTDLNAVTATDVVLNDLAIKLGTPESGTEKPFVNIDNVYGDVTKDIIASVSATDAENKVYIVNPAGGSHSSTLSLDNLFKIRVLRKGNGYVLQYAKLKETTFKTLDITKDAANNFVFITFDEVAKTVSVEPSKAKWDFVWTWSVYYGLMGTAPYPYGFSDVVFVNNLGGAQAAQIATSTVAYADYKESNIAGTTFKAERNVIGSDWRSTSPATGVKTDRFYVIKDASGNVYKLRFISMGAGDAGKRGEPVIEYALVKKG from the coding sequence ATGAAAAAAATTTTCCATTTCCTTTTGATCATCTCTTTGGCAACTGCAGCAACTTCCTGCAAGAAGTCGGATCCACCTCTGCCAGATAATACTGTCGGTTTTGAAGCAGATAAACTTGGAATCGAAGCCGCGGCAACAGAAACCGTAGTGAAGATCAACTTATCAAGGGCCTCTTCTGCTGCAATACCCCTGACTGTGAACCTGAATAATGCAGGATTAAGTTATGGCTTGGAGTATACCACAGAGCCGGCTGCAACAAACAATAGTTTGTCTTTAACCATCCCTGCCGGAGGAACAACGGTCTCTTTCAAAGTTAAAAAAGTGGCCAATGCCGTGATTAACGGAACAGAAACGATAGATTTTACCATCAGTGCTGCCGGAAATCCGATTGTATTGGGAACTATAGTGAAGACGCAGCTGAGTTTTAGTGCCATCACATCTGAAGGTTCCCGTCTGACTTTAAAAGGAATTGCAGGCAGTGAGGCCGGAAGCGGGGCGCTAAACTCTGTGTTCGTAGACCTGAGCAGTAATTCTATGGTCAATGTAAAAAGGGATTCATGGGTTCTTGGATTTGCATCCGGAACAGATTTCAGGGTGAAGCTGAACAATACCAATGGAACTTCGGCAATTAAACTGAATGCTAAAACTGATTTAAATGCGGTAACTGCTACTGATGTGGTTTTAAATGATCTGGCGATTAAACTGGGTACACCGGAATCGGGAACAGAAAAGCCATTTGTAAATATTGACAATGTATATGGTGATGTGACTAAAGACATCATTGCTTCTGTTTCGGCAACGGATGCAGAGAACAAAGTTTACATCGTAAACCCCGCAGGAGGAAGTCATTCTTCTACTTTATCATTGGATAATTTATTTAAAATCCGTGTTCTTCGTAAAGGAAATGGATATGTATTACAATATGCGAAATTGAAAGAAACTACTTTCAAAACACTGGATATCACTAAAGATGCAGCGAATAACTTCGTATTCATCACTTTTGATGAGGTAGCTAAAACAGTAAGTGTGGAGCCTTCAAAAGCAAAGTGGGACTTTGTATGGACCTGGTCGGTATACTACGGATTAATGGGGACAGCTCCATATCCTTACGGATTCTCTGACGTAGTATTTGTAAATAATTTAGGCGGTGCTCAGGCAGCGCAGATTGCGACCTCAACAGTGGCTTACGCTGATTACAAGGAAAGCAATATCGCAGGCACAACATTTAAGGCAGAAAGAAATGTAATTGGATCAGACTGGCGTTCAACCAGTCCGGCAACAGGTGTTAAGACAGATCGTTTTTATGTCATTAAAGACGCTTCAGGAAATGTATATAAACTGAGGTTCATATCAATGGGCGCAGGCGACGCAGGAAAACGCGGAGAGCCGGTGATTGAATATGCACTCGTTAAGAAGGGCTAA
- a CDS encoding TonB-dependent receptor has translation MKLFILPFILLMSVFALHAQEKTGFISGKVTTAEGLAAGNVLVFIKGSNQVVYTSNAGTFRISSPQGARMLVFQSVTKKQVEIPVKVSGEEQEIPTVFLTENAYDLKEVVITGLAEPQSIRNSVYHIRTISSEMIRLRGATELKSILSNELGFRFFTDPMTGVSNPQLMGMSSSGIKILLDGVPMMDRSTEKESLGQVDINTVERIEIVEGPMSVIYGSDAMAGVINIITKKGGPDNLSITARVQEETAGKEYDAFKDRGIHNEYLGVNWQHKGWSLGASGTRNNFGGWKGMQSGRAQEWLPKDQWLTAASVGYKNGKTDIWYRFNGTDETIRLKGDYDPALTAPVAADKQYLSKRWFHQVQGSFLWNEKISIDAAASYTDYTRRTLSTNVDINTGKETLSTYLASQDKDALTTAFFRGILQYKLSPAVTLRPGIEFNRNTGKGNRLSGEPDLNDYSFFFSSQLQLTKNIEIIPGFRMVKNSVYEAPPFIPSLHGKIRLNKEMDFRFSYARGFREPILRELYFYFKDANHDLSGNPNLKAETSNSFNASLAWTLKSSADLRINTVVSGFFNDYRDKISLAVAENDERRNTYMNIDRYKTIGGEWTTAFFWKNLQASLGISYIGQYNQLSEDMETFGSSPEYTWAPELNTNVSYLIPKLGTNVSLFYKFSGKQPSYTNVTVDGIQKAELREISAYHMADFTLNKTINKYLKINAGARNLFDVTRLRTKGPAAGPHTGAGSNLFGFGRSYFLGLTMHWSKK, from the coding sequence ATGAAACTATTTATACTTCCCTTTATCCTTTTGATGTCCGTATTCGCTCTGCATGCGCAGGAGAAAACCGGCTTCATTTCAGGAAAGGTCACCACAGCTGAGGGGCTGGCTGCGGGGAATGTATTGGTGTTTATCAAAGGATCGAATCAGGTGGTTTACACCAGCAATGCCGGAACGTTCCGCATTTCTTCCCCTCAGGGTGCACGGATGCTGGTTTTTCAGTCGGTTACCAAAAAACAAGTTGAAATCCCGGTAAAGGTATCTGGAGAAGAGCAGGAGATTCCCACTGTTTTTTTAACAGAGAATGCTTATGATTTAAAAGAAGTGGTCATTACTGGTCTTGCCGAACCTCAATCGATTCGTAATTCTGTATATCATATACGTACCATCAGCAGTGAAATGATCAGGTTAAGGGGAGCTACGGAATTGAAAAGTATTTTAAGTAATGAGCTAGGCTTCCGATTTTTTACAGATCCGATGACAGGCGTCAGTAACCCTCAATTGATGGGGATGTCGAGTTCAGGAATTAAAATCCTCCTCGATGGTGTGCCAATGATGGACCGGAGCACGGAGAAGGAAAGCCTGGGACAGGTTGATATCAATACAGTAGAACGCATTGAAATTGTGGAAGGCCCGATGTCTGTAATATATGGAAGTGATGCGATGGCAGGTGTGATCAATATCATTACCAAAAAAGGAGGGCCGGATAATTTATCCATCACTGCCAGGGTACAGGAAGAAACCGCAGGTAAGGAATACGATGCCTTTAAGGATAGAGGGATACATAATGAATACCTGGGAGTTAACTGGCAGCACAAAGGCTGGTCTCTGGGTGCTTCCGGTACAAGGAACAATTTTGGCGGCTGGAAAGGGATGCAATCAGGAAGGGCACAGGAATGGTTACCTAAAGACCAATGGTTAACTGCAGCTTCGGTGGGTTATAAAAACGGAAAAACAGATATCTGGTACCGGTTTAATGGAACGGATGAAACGATCCGGCTTAAAGGAGATTATGATCCCGCACTTACCGCACCGGTGGCTGCTGATAAACAATATCTTTCCAAACGGTGGTTTCATCAGGTACAGGGCTCATTTTTATGGAATGAAAAAATAAGTATTGATGCTGCAGCCAGCTACACGGACTATACCCGTCGTACTTTATCAACCAATGTGGACATCAATACCGGAAAAGAAACTTTGTCTACATATCTGGCATCACAAGATAAGGATGCTTTAACAACCGCATTTTTCCGAGGAATTTTACAATATAAGCTGTCTCCAGCCGTAACCTTACGTCCGGGGATAGAATTTAACCGAAATACCGGAAAAGGAAACAGATTGTCAGGAGAGCCGGATCTCAATGACTATTCCTTCTTCTTCTCTTCGCAGTTACAGCTGACTAAAAACATAGAGATCATACCGGGTTTCAGAATGGTTAAAAATTCAGTTTATGAGGCGCCTCCGTTTATTCCCTCGCTTCATGGTAAAATACGGCTAAATAAAGAAATGGATTTCCGGTTTTCTTATGCCAGAGGTTTCAGGGAACCGATATTAAGAGAGCTGTATTTCTATTTTAAAGATGCGAACCATGATTTATCAGGGAATCCAAACCTGAAAGCGGAAACCTCAAACAGCTTTAACGCATCGTTGGCCTGGACATTGAAAAGCAGTGCAGACCTTAGAATAAATACCGTTGTAAGTGGCTTCTTTAATGACTATCGCGATAAGATTTCCCTGGCAGTAGCTGAAAATGATGAAAGAAGGAATACTTACATGAACATTGACCGCTATAAAACGATTGGTGGAGAATGGACAACTGCTTTTTTCTGGAAAAACCTGCAAGCCAGCCTGGGTATATCTTATATCGGACAATACAACCAGCTTTCAGAAGATATGGAAACATTTGGGAGCAGTCCGGAATACACCTGGGCCCCGGAACTGAATACCAATGTCAGCTACCTGATCCCGAAGCTGGGAACGAATGTCAGCCTGTTTTATAAATTCAGCGGAAAACAACCTTCTTATACGAATGTCACTGTTGACGGAATACAGAAAGCAGAGCTGAGAGAAATTTCAGCCTATCATATGGCTGACTTTACTTTAAATAAAACCATCAATAAATACCTGAAGATCAATGCCGGCGCGAGAAATCTATTTGATGTAACCAGGCTCCGAACTAAAGGTCCAGCTGCCGGGCCCCATACCGGGGCTGGGAGCAATCTGTTTGGCTTTGGCCGGTCTTATTTTCTGGGCTTAACGATGCATTGGTCAAAAAAATAA
- a CDS encoding MlaE family ABC transporter permease, whose protein sequence is MNFTNFGRYILLLKAVFRKPEKLSIYIKAIFKQMDFIGVGSIGLIAIISTFIGAVMTLQIAFQLVSDFIPKTIIGSVNRDSSILELSPTITAIVLAGKIGSAISSEIGTMRVSEQIDALEIMGINSPGYLILPKVLAGITMVPLLVILSMVLSIGGGYIGGTLSGAVSAAEYVQGITTDFNPYTIVVALVKAFVFGFIITSVPAYEGFYVKGGALEVAQASTRAVVVSCITILACDYIVTQLLL, encoded by the coding sequence ATGAATTTCACCAATTTTGGCAGATACATCCTTTTACTGAAGGCTGTATTCAGAAAGCCGGAAAAGTTAAGTATATATATAAAGGCTATTTTTAAGCAAATGGACTTTATCGGCGTTGGCTCTATCGGCCTGATCGCCATCATTTCTACCTTTATCGGAGCGGTAATGACCTTGCAGATTGCCTTTCAGCTTGTTAGTGATTTTATCCCTAAAACCATTATTGGTTCTGTAAACCGTGACTCCAGTATCCTGGAGCTTAGTCCAACCATTACCGCAATTGTACTGGCTGGTAAAATCGGATCTGCCATTTCCTCAGAAATTGGCACCATGCGCGTGAGTGAACAGATTGATGCTCTGGAAATAATGGGAATCAATTCTCCCGGATACCTGATCCTGCCAAAAGTACTTGCAGGAATTACCATGGTCCCTTTATTGGTGATCTTATCAATGGTATTGAGTATCGGTGGCGGATATATCGGAGGAACGTTGTCAGGAGCTGTTTCTGCTGCTGAGTATGTACAGGGGATTACCACAGACTTTAACCCTTATACCATCGTTGTTGCCCTGGTAAAAGCATTCGTTTTTGGTTTCATCATTACCTCTGTTCCTGCCTATGAAGGATTTTATGTGAAAGGCGGAGCACTGGAAGTAGCACAGGCAAGTACAAGAGCCGTTGTAGTAAGTTGTATTACTATTCTGGCATGTGATTACATCGTAACCCAGTTATTACTATGA
- a CDS encoding heme ABC transporter ATP-binding protein translates to MIKVRELSYKAGGKKLLDNLSFDAHKGELLAILGANGAGKSTLMKLLCREIKPFQGTIVINNKELNNYRLEDLARTRAVLSQHNTISISFQVNELVLMGRYPHFQQKPTAADFKIVNQVMEETGITHLASSDYNTLSGGEQQRVQLARVIAQIYDSPNACLFLDEPTNGLDLQYQQQIMELSRSLADRGYCVICILHDINFASRFADRILMLKNGKKVAEGLPVEVISCEHIQETFSIKVKLMECEGYNCPLVVPATILK, encoded by the coding sequence ATGATCAAAGTTAGAGAGCTGAGCTATAAGGCAGGAGGTAAGAAGCTATTGGATAACCTGAGCTTTGATGCTCATAAAGGAGAGTTGCTGGCCATATTGGGTGCTAATGGGGCTGGTAAAAGTACGCTCATGAAATTGCTTTGCCGGGAGATCAAACCTTTCCAGGGAACGATCGTGATCAATAATAAAGAATTAAACAATTACAGGCTGGAAGACCTGGCCAGGACAAGGGCCGTTTTGTCGCAGCACAATACGATCTCTATTTCTTTTCAGGTCAATGAGTTGGTGCTTATGGGCAGGTATCCCCATTTTCAGCAAAAACCAACAGCAGCAGATTTTAAAATCGTAAATCAGGTCATGGAAGAGACCGGGATTACTCATCTTGCTTCCAGCGATTACAATACCCTTTCTGGCGGGGAACAGCAAAGGGTACAGCTGGCAAGGGTCATTGCCCAGATTTACGATAGTCCCAATGCCTGTCTGTTCCTGGATGAACCGACCAATGGGCTTGATTTGCAATACCAGCAACAGATTATGGAACTGTCCCGCTCGCTCGCAGACCGGGGTTATTGTGTCATCTGTATTTTACACGACATCAATTTTGCATCAAGATTTGCAGACCGCATACTGATGCTCAAAAACGGTAAGAAGGTGGCAGAAGGGTTACCGGTAGAGGTGATCAGCTGCGAACATATACAGGAAACATTCAGCATAAAGGTAAAGCTGATGGAATGTGAAGGTTATAACTGTCCATTAGTGGTGCCGGCAACAATATTAAAATAA